In Gimesia benthica, a single window of DNA contains:
- a CDS encoding tetratricopeptide repeat protein, producing the protein MRLFHFVSIVTLFTVLTFASSLPAEEQYLEFVQGLREKNYHDIALDYLNQIEAAKDTPKEVRELIPFERAMTLMLFSRTQKLPEEQEETLNKALAQLELFAKQNPNHPKAGTANTERGKIILEKAEVEVRKAESPSEQNNKKAHQEAARKLIAQARSIFQKAYDQHEKTWKSFPATFIDKNKEPEKYEARAKAEIQFMSAQLDLAQCTYAEAQTYDPGSADFNRLLKKASEEYAKIHERYRSQVGGLYARMWQGKCFEEQGELGRALGIYNELLGHPGKSQPIRQLKDNILQFRLICLNDEKKKDYQLVINEAEQWLKENRSRRRTAVGQGITWELARAQEALATQEGVKPADQERILRQALTNARFVNAFRGKFRDVSRLMIGRINAKIQGRAGGDPEDFATAYGLGQDRIQQTKTLKEKVAAAKTPADKKKAQVELDQFMEETARLLKLGLKLADKKTDPKELDHARFLLCYTYYNLRRSYECAVLGEFVANYHDKDSSQVALDAAYLALAGYLQAYNDSPKEQRYVDNQHMESICNLITEKWPESDRANDAKIQLGNIYSQTERPVEAAKWYSKVPASAPQYVDAQIKAGQAYWNSYLTALARRSDDKPANLNEWASLAEKHLRTGIAATEKKVPAKDPAPEILTAAKTSLAQIALDKGNYQEAIDILGKDPHSVLKAIHVAKGKKRPAKGVQSSEFANLVYQLQLRGYIGLQQIDLARKAMQQLEESASGSGGEAITDMYRQLGEKITEEIERLKATGDTKRLADVRKSLETFLNDIFKRKDQTYGSLVWIGETYYGMGLGASEDPATARKYFDKAAAAFEEIKKRQAATGDFIPGNFEVGITLRLVNCKREQDEFEAALTLLTPVLKEKDKSPEVQFEAAKILMDWAESGQGNSNEKYMQAINGMQLENGALIRGWAYLARLLSSSMASSGRDDLKKMYYDAQYNSIDTRRKYGIASNDVSQLEMAKSEANVFAQISVDLPDDVYERFNQLYRQIQTDLGDDPQDLERRKSASETVASNQAAQLQEAPPANTQQQVAQQSQEEAAAQGGSSTILFLVVILLGIGGAVAFFFFGLKGKKSRPSYQFAASGTASADINIAPPPASPKPSRSKPEKASRPAPVTDKPQPKKPAPEKTASKETSSKEKSSSSSSGKEKRKLTPEEIAARKAKLAQMSPEELAARKAAIAKKKAAQAKQQKKSNPGSDSQS; encoded by the coding sequence ATGCGTCTTTTCCATTTTGTTTCGATCGTGACTCTGTTTACGGTTTTGACTTTCGCGTCCTCTCTCCCTGCAGAAGAACAGTATCTGGAATTTGTGCAGGGATTGCGTGAGAAAAATTATCACGATATCGCACTCGATTACCTGAATCAGATCGAAGCAGCCAAGGACACTCCTAAAGAGGTCCGCGAGCTGATTCCCTTCGAACGTGCCATGACCCTGATGCTGTTCTCGCGAACCCAGAAACTTCCCGAAGAACAGGAAGAGACGCTGAATAAAGCACTGGCGCAGCTGGAACTGTTCGCCAAACAGAACCCGAATCACCCCAAAGCGGGTACCGCGAATACGGAACGGGGAAAGATTATTCTGGAGAAAGCGGAAGTCGAAGTCCGCAAGGCAGAATCCCCCTCAGAGCAGAACAACAAGAAGGCCCATCAGGAAGCAGCCCGCAAGCTGATTGCCCAGGCACGCAGTATCTTCCAGAAAGCCTATGATCAGCACGAAAAGACCTGGAAATCGTTCCCGGCAACCTTTATCGATAAAAATAAAGAGCCGGAAAAATACGAAGCCCGCGCCAAAGCGGAAATTCAATTCATGAGTGCGCAGCTGGACCTGGCTCAATGTACTTATGCAGAAGCGCAGACTTATGATCCCGGTAGTGCCGACTTCAACCGTCTGCTGAAAAAGGCATCGGAAGAGTACGCCAAGATTCACGAACGTTACCGCAGTCAGGTGGGTGGTCTGTATGCCCGCATGTGGCAGGGAAAATGTTTTGAAGAGCAGGGCGAACTGGGCCGGGCCCTGGGGATTTATAATGAACTGCTGGGGCACCCGGGTAAATCGCAACCCATCCGGCAGTTAAAAGACAACATTCTGCAGTTTCGCCTGATCTGTCTGAATGATGAAAAGAAAAAAGACTATCAGCTGGTCATCAACGAAGCCGAGCAGTGGCTCAAGGAAAACCGGTCCCGCAGACGCACCGCCGTCGGCCAGGGGATCACCTGGGAGCTGGCACGGGCACAAGAAGCACTGGCCACCCAGGAAGGGGTGAAACCAGCGGACCAGGAACGCATCCTCCGTCAGGCACTGACCAACGCCCGCTTCGTGAATGCTTTCCGTGGGAAGTTTCGTGACGTTTCCCGCCTGATGATCGGCCGAATTAACGCGAAAATTCAAGGACGGGCAGGCGGCGATCCCGAAGACTTCGCCACCGCTTATGGCCTGGGGCAGGATCGTATTCAGCAGACCAAAACGCTGAAGGAGAAGGTAGCCGCAGCGAAAACACCTGCCGACAAGAAAAAGGCGCAGGTGGAACTGGACCAGTTCATGGAAGAGACGGCTCGTCTGCTGAAGCTGGGCCTCAAGCTGGCTGACAAGAAAACCGATCCCAAAGAACTCGACCACGCCCGCTTCCTGCTCTGCTACACCTATTACAACCTGCGGCGGAGTTATGAATGTGCGGTACTCGGCGAATTCGTCGCAAATTACCACGACAAAGACAGCTCTCAGGTCGCCCTGGACGCCGCTTATCTGGCGTTGGCAGGTTATCTGCAGGCCTATAACGATTCCCCCAAAGAGCAACGTTATGTCGACAATCAGCACATGGAGAGTATCTGTAACCTGATCACGGAAAAATGGCCGGAAAGTGATCGGGCCAACGATGCGAAAATTCAGCTGGGTAACATCTACAGCCAGACCGAGCGTCCGGTGGAAGCAGCCAAATGGTATTCCAAGGTTCCCGCTTCGGCCCCTCAATATGTCGACGCCCAGATCAAAGCTGGACAGGCTTACTGGAACAGTTATCTGACGGCTCTGGCCCGTCGTTCTGACGACAAACCCGCGAATCTGAATGAGTGGGCTTCACTGGCTGAGAAACACCTGCGAACCGGAATTGCTGCCACAGAGAAAAAGGTGCCGGCTAAAGATCCTGCTCCTGAAATCCTGACCGCAGCCAAGACTTCTCTGGCACAGATAGCTCTGGACAAAGGCAACTACCAGGAAGCCATCGATATCTTGGGGAAAGACCCGCATTCTGTACTCAAAGCAATTCACGTCGCTAAAGGTAAAAAACGCCCTGCCAAAGGGGTGCAGAGTTCCGAATTTGCCAACCTGGTCTACCAGTTACAGCTGCGTGGTTATATCGGCCTGCAGCAGATCGATCTGGCCCGGAAGGCCATGCAGCAGCTGGAAGAATCCGCCTCCGGTTCCGGGGGTGAAGCAATTACCGACATGTATCGGCAGCTGGGTGAAAAAATCACCGAAGAAATTGAACGTCTGAAAGCGACCGGCGATACCAAACGCCTGGCCGACGTGCGTAAATCACTGGAAACCTTCCTGAATGATATCTTCAAGCGGAAAGATCAGACTTACGGATCACTGGTCTGGATTGGAGAGACTTATTATGGAATGGGACTGGGAGCCAGCGAAGATCCCGCCACGGCCCGCAAGTATTTCGATAAAGCAGCAGCCGCCTTCGAAGAAATTAAGAAACGGCAGGCAGCCACGGGCGATTTCATTCCCGGTAATTTCGAAGTCGGTATTACTCTGCGACTGGTGAACTGCAAACGGGAACAGGATGAGTTTGAAGCAGCCCTCACGCTGCTCACTCCCGTATTAAAGGAAAAAGACAAGTCCCCCGAAGTTCAGTTTGAAGCCGCCAAGATCCTGATGGACTGGGCAGAGAGTGGACAGGGGAATTCCAACGAAAAGTATATGCAGGCAATCAACGGGATGCAGCTTGAAAATGGCGCCCTGATTCGTGGTTGGGCATATCTGGCACGGCTGCTCTCAAGCTCCATGGCCTCCTCCGGTCGAGACGACCTGAAGAAAATGTATTACGACGCGCAGTACAACAGTATCGATACGCGTCGCAAGTACGGCATTGCCAGCAACGATGTTTCACAACTGGAGATGGCTAAATCGGAAGCAAACGTCTTTGCTCAGATCAGTGTGGATCTACCCGATGATGTCTACGAGCGATTCAACCAGCTTTACCGACAGATCCAGACTGACCTGGGTGATGACCCGCAGGATCTGGAACGTCGCAAATCAGCTTCGGAAACAGTCGCCAGCAATCAGGCAGCTCAGCTGCAGGAAGCGCCTCCAGCGAATACTCAGCAGCAGGTGGCACAGCAGTCACAAGAGGAGGCTGCTGCCCAGGGAGGCTCCAGCACCATCCTGTTCCTGGTCGTGATTTTACTGGGAATCGGCGGTGCCGTGGCATTCTTCTTCTTTGGTCTCAAAGGTAAGAAATCGCGGCCCTCTTACCAGTTTGCTGCGAGTGGAACTGCATCTGCCGACATCAATATTGCTCCGCCTCCAGCGTCTCCTAAACCGAGTCGCTCCAAACCGGAAAAAGCCTCTCGACCGGCTCCTGTTACAGACAAACCGCAGCCTAAGAAACCGGCCCCTGAGAAAACCGCGAGCAAAGAGACAAGCAGTAAAGAGAAATCTTCTTCCAGCAGTTCCGGTAAAGAAAAACGGAAACTGACTCCTGAAGAGATTGCAGCCCGCAAAGCCAAGCTGGCTCAGATGTCGCCCGAAGAACTGGCAGCACGTAAAGCCGCGATCGCCAAGAAAAAAGCGGCCCAGGCCAAACAGCAGAAGAAATCGAACCCCGGCTCAGACAGCCAATCCTAG
- a CDS encoding tyrosine-type recombinase/integrase: MRRRKKSAQRKRVGRVSYYLHHGAWYLYYRDGDRPFRLRVADTEGEAEQIAAQVNAQLASSSPTLFSFTSVSFSELRQAFLNHHETVVRSSPATIRRYRSASQHLENYFNECRPSDLAHAIRTDHFVAWLRKQKVSPNGHPNTAKRALRDKGLRFVLEVCRSVYIYAAQQRFLPPYFENPFSKLNLERMRIEDAKPIFVFDADDELRFFQKADDWTFPIHFILAKTGLRSGELIHLLIEDVDLENGWLLIRNKPELHWKIKTRRERSVPLIKEAVAVLRRVIGNRTSGPVFIRHQFDPLNSPLGNLDQMALQEELQQRISRADSGSVLTISQTMEEKLARAVWREAGVIRSERVRTSFIRTAKAAGLKQSSCPKSWRHSFATLLQDANVDPLIRQITLGHKPSEDARSGGLGMTGVYTHTRATTQKREIERALRLWPQSLAYARQWTNSNKV; this comes from the coding sequence ATGAGACGACGCAAAAAGTCTGCGCAACGCAAACGCGTTGGTCGCGTTTCGTACTATCTTCATCACGGTGCCTGGTATCTTTACTACCGTGATGGAGACCGGCCATTCCGGTTGCGAGTCGCTGACACAGAGGGTGAAGCCGAGCAGATCGCGGCGCAAGTAAACGCGCAGCTGGCTTCGTCCAGCCCTACTCTGTTTTCCTTCACGTCTGTCAGTTTTTCAGAACTGCGACAGGCCTTCCTCAATCATCACGAAACCGTGGTGCGATCTTCTCCCGCCACGATCAGACGCTATCGATCGGCATCCCAGCATCTTGAAAACTATTTCAATGAATGCCGCCCGTCTGATCTGGCGCATGCGATCCGCACAGACCATTTTGTAGCCTGGCTGAGGAAGCAGAAAGTTTCCCCTAACGGCCATCCGAATACGGCCAAACGGGCACTTCGTGATAAAGGCCTGCGCTTCGTATTGGAAGTCTGTCGATCGGTATATATCTATGCCGCCCAGCAACGATTTCTTCCCCCCTACTTCGAAAACCCTTTCTCCAAGCTCAACCTGGAGCGAATGAGAATCGAAGATGCCAAACCCATCTTTGTTTTCGATGCGGATGACGAACTGAGATTCTTCCAGAAAGCGGATGACTGGACTTTTCCCATCCACTTTATTCTTGCCAAGACAGGATTAAGGTCGGGCGAACTGATCCATCTGCTGATCGAAGACGTCGACCTGGAAAACGGATGGCTACTGATTCGCAACAAACCTGAGCTGCACTGGAAAATCAAAACCAGGCGCGAACGCTCTGTCCCCTTGATCAAGGAAGCAGTTGCCGTCTTACGCAGGGTGATTGGCAATCGAACGTCAGGCCCTGTATTTATCCGGCACCAGTTTGATCCCCTCAACTCGCCTTTGGGAAACCTGGACCAGATGGCACTCCAGGAAGAACTTCAGCAACGCATCTCACGTGCTGACTCAGGGAGTGTGCTCACTATTTCGCAAACCATGGAGGAGAAGCTCGCCAGAGCCGTCTGGCGTGAAGCCGGCGTGATTCGATCGGAGCGTGTGCGGACATCGTTTATCCGTACTGCAAAAGCGGCAGGTCTGAAACAGTCTTCCTGCCCCAAAAGCTGGCGGCACTCTTTTGCCACACTGCTTCAGGATGCCAACGTCGATCCACTCATTCGCCAGATCACACTGGGGCATAAACCGAGCGAGGACGCCCGCAGTGGTGGACTGGGGATGACAGGCGTGTATACGCACACTCGCGCCACCACACAGAAGCGAGAGATCGAACGCGCTCTTCGCCTCTGGCCCCAGTCTCTCGCCTATGCGAGGCAATGGACCAATTCTAACAAAGTCTGA
- a CDS encoding recombinase family protein, whose protein sequence is MSYREEVELVPRNGHILIVLIVARISGCANQKELSLEDQVDHAKEVAQEYYGGEIDFRIISTKGKGERLDRPELLDIEERLEANEFDLMIFEDIGRLVRGAAAHTMCGTAVDNGTRVISPNDDFDTNDSDWESKVMDACKEHMKHNEHTSRRIKQKKMNRFKKYGAATPCPIAGYIKPDGAETFSDWSKDADAAEYIKEGLQTLRRTLNGEAVAEYFNEVGFSPGPYCRKKQWDGKMVLRFYRNPILKGLPARGTMHTTKKHKTGRRTSTRNPKGPTYREEPHLAFFCPDEIDPVLEALEKKNAHFKRKKKTNGVDSRYQVPKKRTRAFGQHATCYYCGHRYVWGANGITDSLMCSNSRSWHCWNSIGFNGPKAARKLLGVTLESLSSLEGIDAQYQEILQQAQSGGPEKLRTRENKLNRVEDEIERESEKIKKLIREIDGADPNLLYEMMSELSERKKKLSLDRVAFELAKKRQLNLPKSTLELKEILQYHLEDIDIHSHEFGDLIRELVPEIHVYLVRRVSGGHLLPRAMLRLNLAGSIPDAASIPELQQLLSRKITLDLFEPTQRELIRPEAVKLAATGLDQREIASQLECNPTQTAVSNALKLHRQMLEKGLTNPYIFLDEPPGDYKKLRRHNNQKYSFQAKSGYQRPPL, encoded by the coding sequence ATGAGCTACAGAGAAGAAGTTGAACTTGTACCACGGAACGGTCATATCCTGATCGTTTTAATCGTTGCCCGAATTTCGGGCTGTGCAAACCAAAAAGAACTCAGCCTGGAGGATCAGGTCGATCATGCGAAAGAAGTTGCGCAGGAGTACTATGGGGGAGAGATCGACTTTAGAATCATCTCCACAAAAGGGAAAGGTGAGCGTCTCGACCGTCCAGAGCTACTCGATATCGAGGAGAGGCTCGAAGCGAATGAATTTGATTTAATGATCTTCGAAGATATCGGTCGTCTGGTACGCGGGGCTGCAGCACACACGATGTGTGGTACTGCGGTGGATAATGGTACTCGAGTGATTTCACCAAACGACGACTTTGATACGAATGATTCCGATTGGGAATCCAAAGTGATGGATGCATGCAAAGAGCATATGAAGCATAATGAGCATACATCACGTCGGATCAAACAGAAAAAAATGAACCGGTTTAAAAAATATGGTGCTGCGACTCCTTGCCCCATCGCCGGTTATATCAAACCAGATGGGGCCGAGACATTCTCAGACTGGTCTAAAGATGCAGATGCTGCTGAGTACATCAAGGAAGGGTTACAGACCCTAAGAAGGACACTGAATGGTGAAGCCGTTGCGGAATACTTTAATGAAGTGGGATTTTCTCCAGGCCCCTATTGCAGAAAAAAACAATGGGACGGGAAAATGGTACTCCGTTTCTACCGCAACCCGATTTTAAAAGGCTTGCCCGCACGGGGTACCATGCATACCACCAAGAAGCACAAAACGGGCAGAAGAACTTCTACTCGCAATCCCAAAGGGCCCACTTACCGGGAAGAACCACATCTGGCTTTCTTCTGTCCTGATGAGATTGACCCGGTCCTCGAAGCACTGGAAAAGAAGAATGCCCATTTTAAGCGTAAGAAAAAAACAAACGGCGTAGATTCAAGATATCAAGTTCCCAAGAAACGGACTCGGGCCTTTGGCCAGCATGCCACCTGTTATTACTGTGGCCATCGTTATGTCTGGGGAGCCAATGGCATCACCGACAGTCTGATGTGTTCTAATTCGCGGTCATGGCACTGCTGGAATTCCATTGGGTTTAATGGACCTAAAGCCGCCCGGAAGCTGCTGGGAGTAACCCTGGAAAGCCTTTCGTCTCTGGAAGGGATTGATGCTCAGTATCAGGAGATCCTGCAGCAGGCACAATCTGGTGGGCCTGAAAAACTTCGTACCCGTGAAAACAAACTGAACCGGGTCGAGGATGAAATTGAGCGTGAAAGTGAAAAGATCAAAAAACTGATCAGAGAGATAGATGGTGCCGATCCGAATCTTTTATATGAAATGATGTCGGAGTTGAGCGAACGGAAAAAAAAGCTGTCGCTCGACCGTGTAGCGTTCGAGCTTGCCAAAAAACGTCAGCTGAATCTTCCGAAATCAACTTTGGAGCTCAAAGAGATACTGCAATATCACCTTGAAGACATCGATATACACTCTCATGAGTTCGGTGACTTGATCCGGGAACTGGTCCCTGAAATCCATGTCTACCTGGTACGTCGCGTATCTGGCGGTCATTTACTGCCTCGTGCCATGCTCCGCCTCAATCTGGCGGGGAGTATTCCAGATGCTGCTTCGATTCCCGAATTACAGCAGTTGTTGTCTCGAAAAATAACTTTGGATCTTTTCGAACCGACTCAGCGCGAGTTGATTCGTCCAGAAGCTGTCAAACTGGCTGCCACCGGGTTGGATCAGCGTGAAATTGCCAGCCAGTTGGAATGTAACCCCACCCAGACGGCAGTATCGAATGCCTTGAAGCTGCATCGGCAGATGCTGGAAAAGGGGCTGACAAATCCCTACATATTTTTGGATGAACCGCCTGGCGACTATAAAAAGCTGCGCAGGCACAATAACCAAAAGTATTCTTTTCAGGCGAAGTCCGGTTATCAGCGGCCTCCGCTCTGA
- a CDS encoding DUF1257 domain-containing protein → MSHIVTIKTEVRDAEALGLACRRLALGEPVHETVPLFSGEATGYAVRLPDWRYPVVFDVERGQVRYDNFEGRWGELSHLNRLLQSYGVEKSSRSQCTPCNGFN, encoded by the coding sequence ATGTCACACATAGTCACGATCAAAACAGAGGTCCGCGATGCCGAAGCCCTGGGCTTGGCCTGCCGACGACTCGCACTGGGAGAGCCCGTTCACGAGACCGTCCCGCTGTTTAGCGGGGAAGCCACGGGCTATGCAGTCCGTCTCCCCGACTGGCGGTATCCCGTTGTCTTTGACGTCGAACGGGGCCAAGTCCGCTACGACAACTTTGAAGGCCGCTGGGGTGAGCTGTCTCACCTCAATCGGCTGCTGCAATCTTACGGCGTGGAAAAGTCGAGTCGTTCACAGTGCACCCCATGCAATGGTTTCAATTGA
- a CDS encoding DUF1257 domain-containing protein has protein sequence MSHIVQIQTEVRDPVAVSSACSRLSLPAPTQRTVRLFNGEVSGLAVELPGWRYPVVCQLASGQLQYDNYEGRWGDQAHLNRFVQIYCVEKAKLEARKAGHCINERTLQDGSILIQVQVNS, from the coding sequence ATGTCCCATATTGTTCAAATTCAGACCGAAGTTCGCGATCCCGTTGCGGTATCCTCTGCCTGCTCCAGACTTTCGCTGCCTGCACCAACCCAACGTACTGTTCGACTTTTTAATGGAGAAGTTTCTGGATTGGCAGTCGAGCTTCCCGGCTGGCGGTATCCTGTAGTCTGTCAGCTTGCCTCCGGCCAGCTTCAATACGACAACTATGAAGGCCGTTGGGGAGATCAAGCTCATCTCAATAGATTCGTCCAGATTTATTGCGTGGAGAAGGCTAAATTAGAGGCCAGAAAGGCAGGCCATTGCATCAATGAACGAACACTACAAGACGGTAGCATACTGATTCAGGTACAAGTAAATTCCTGA